The Equus quagga isolate Etosha38 unplaced genomic scaffold, UCLA_HA_Equagga_1.0 HiC_scaffold_8654_RagTag, whole genome shotgun sequence genome includes a window with the following:
- the SPAM1 gene encoding hyaluronidase PH-20: MGVLRIQHGFVGSSGTSQVVFTFLLIPCCLTVDFRAPPIFPNTPFLWTWNAPTDVCAEKFNVSLDLSLFSLVGSPRVNVTGQNITLFYSDRLGYYPYIEAKTGKLVNGGLPQSGSLPGHLEKAKADISYYIPTDHVGLAVIDWEEWRPTWVRNWQAKDIYRQQSILLVQEENAQLNLTEATKTAKTMFEKAGKSFMLETLKLGKSLKPNHLWGFYLFPECYNHYKGSDYNGSCYDIEKIRNDGLDWLWNESTALYPAIHLNIKLKSSPLAALFVRNRVQEAIRVSKLPSAESPLPIFTYTRLVFSDKPSEYLSQQTCTALDNHMKTTLNPYIINVTLAAKMCSQVLCQEKGVCTRKHWNSSDYLHLNPKNFAIQTGENGKYTIHGQLTLEDLQQFPQKFYCTCYANTSCEERDDIKNIGAVNVCVTNDICIDGFLNSKPGRKTLKGGLCAYLVEKIILISKDKRRQEEFKPTGFAVSPGLLHPPHTP; the protein is encoded by the exons ATGGGAGTGCTAAGGATCCAGCATGGCTTTGTTGGGTCCAGTGGAACATCACAGGTGGTGTTCACGTTCCTTTTGATTCCGTGTTGCTTGACTGTGGATTTCAGAGCACCCCCTATCTTCCCAAATACTCCTTTTCTCTGGACCTGGAATGCCCCAACTGACGTTTGTGCTGAGAAGTTTAATGTGTCACTAGATCTGAGCCTCTTCTCTTTAGTAGGAAGCCCCCGAGTAAATGTCACAGGACAAAATATTACGTTATTTTATAGTGATAGACTTGGCTACTATCCTTATATAGAAGCAAAGACAGGCAAACTTGTGAATGGAGGACTCCCCCAGTCGGGATCCTTACCAGGTCATTTGGAGAAAGCTAAGGCTGACATTTCCTATTACATTCCAACAGACCACGTGGGCTTGGCTGTCATTGACTGGGAAGAGTGGAGGCCTACCTGGGTAAGAAACTGGCAAGCTAAAGATATTTACAGGCAGCAATCTATTTTGCTGGTTCAGGAAGAAAATGCACAACTTAACCTCACCGAGGCCACCAAGACAGCCAAAACAATGTttgaaaaggcaggaaagagtTTCATGCTAGAGActttaaaacttggaaaatcaCTTAAGCCAAATCACTTATGGGGTTTTTATCTTTTCCCTGAGTGTTACAATCATTATAAAGGATCCGATTACAATGGAAGTTGCTATGatatagaaaagataagaaaCGATGGACTTGACTGGTTGTGGAACGAAAGCACTGCCCTTTACCCAGCCATTCACTTGAATATCAAATTAAAGTCTTCTCCACTAGCTGCACTCTTTGTCAGGAATCGTGTTCAGGAAGCCATTCGAGTTTCTAAACTTCCCAGTGCTGAAAGTCCACTTCCCATCTTTACATATACACGCCTAGTTTTTTCTGATAAGCCTTCAGAATATCTTTCTCAG CAAACTTGCACGGCCTTAGACAATCACATGAAGACCACACTGAATCCTTACATTATCAACGTCACCCTAGCAGCCAAAATGTGTAGCCAAGTGCTTTGCCAGGAGAAAGGGGTGTGTacaaggaaacattggaattCAAGTGACTATCTTCACCTGAACCCAAAGAATTTTGCTATTCAAActggggaaaatggaaaatacacaATACATGGGCAACTCACACTCGAAGACCTGCAGCAATTTCCCCAAAAATTCTATTGCACCTGTTATGCCAACACCAGTTGTGAAGAGAGAGATGATATAAAAAACATTGGTGCTGTCAATGTATGTGTTACTAACGATATTTGTATAGATGGCTTTTTAAACTCAAAACCCG gCCGTAAAACCCTGAAAGGTGGCCTCTGTGCATACCTGGTGGAAAAGATCATCCTTATCTCCAAAGACAAGAGACGTCAAGAAGAATTCAAACCCACAGGCTTTGCTGTTTCCCCTGGCTTACTGCACCCACCTCACACTCCTTAA